Below is a window of Cytophaga hutchinsonii ATCC 33406 DNA.
AACGGTATAAAGCCATTGATGAAATAAATGAAAACGGTGTGCATGCGTTCAATGAAAAATTCATTAAAAGCATTTTTCATACGGATTCTCTGATCAAAAAAAAAGAAGTAATTGAAACGTTACGCATCAACATGCAATCTAATACCAGACGTTCCATGACACGTGTCTTGGCAGCTCTTGCGGAACGTACTGAAACCTGTTCCGAAATTCATAACATTCAAATTCCTACCCTTATTATCTGCGGCAGAGAAGATGCTGTAACACCGCTCTCACAATCTGAATCCATGCATGAAGCCATCAAAGGTTCTATGCTGCGCGTGATTGATAATGCCGGCCATGTATCCAATCTCGAACAACCACATACCTTCAATAAGCATTTGCAGGAATTCCTCTCTCCTTTCAGCATCAGTACCTCTAATTAACTCCCTAAACAATCTGAAAGCGCTACGTTGATTCACCAGTATCTGATTTTTCTTTACTGCTGCAGATTCAGCCATTACCGCGACCTGAAAATGTATAACGTATTCTATAAATCATGTAAGGGCTTTGCCTGTTTCAAACCGTATGTTTAAGAATAAGTTATATGTGCTTTATCAAAATGCATATGCACATATGAACATCACCATTTTAACCTAAACATACTATGGCAACGCACGGATATAATTTAACAGCTACTGTCAACAACATGAATGTTGCTTATGATGATCTGGGAGAAGGAACTACTCCGGTCATTTTTTTACATGGTTTCCCTTTCAACAGAACAATGTGGAAAGAACAGCTTGAGGCACTTCAATCAGAAACACGCGTTATTGCTTGTGACCTGAGGGGTTTTGGCAAATCTGAAGATGAAACTTCTTTTTTAAGCATCGACCAGTTTGCAGATGACCTGATCGGTTTTATGGATGCCTTGCGCATTGAGAAAGCCATCATCTGTGGGTTATCCATGGGCGGTTACATTGCGTTGAATGCTGTAAACAGATTTAAAAACCGTTTCGAAGCATTGATTTTATGCGATACGCAATGTTATTCGGATACTGCCGAAGCAAAACAAAAAAGATATGCCTCTATGGATGAAATTTCTACAAACGGTATAAGTGCTTTCAATGAACCTTTCCTGAAAAGTGTATGCGCTGCAAAAACGCTGGAAACAAAACCCGAAGTTATAGAAGCTTTGCGCGAGATGGTTTATTCAACCTCTGAACATAGCCTTACCATGGGTTTAACAGCGCTGGCTGAAAGACATGAAACCTGTTCAATCTTAAGTACCATTGATATGCCTGCGCTTATTATCTGTGGAAGTGAGGATGCAGTAACGCCTCCTGAAAAATCGGAATATCTGCACGAACAGATTTACGGATCGGTGCTGCGTATAATTGACGAAGCCGGACACGTATCTAATCTTGAACAACCGGAACTATTCAATACACACATCCTGCATTTTATTCATGCCTTAGATACCATTCATGTTGAAAAACAGGTCAGCATTAAGAAGTAAAATAAAATACCAACTAAAAAAAACAGTTCTTCCGGTAATCCGGAAGAACTGTTTTTTTTATGACTGATTTAATTTTGATGCAACGAAGAAATACATGGATGCTTTCATAAAACGGGCAAAAGCTTCATCAGGTTTACCATCCACCTGCGCATACAACGGATTGCTTACATACAATTCCCCCAGCCCTTTATATGTATTGTACTGTGCATCTTCCGTTCCGGCTGTTCCCCAGAACATACGTATTATCTTATAATGCTCCGCAATCAGTTCCTGCACCTGTACACTTTCAGGATTCTCTTTCCGTTGTGCCGCTAGTTTTGTATACAAATCTGCAAAGTCTTTTTTTAACTGTACGAAGGCAGACTTACCCAGTTGTTTCAGGCTGTTTTCTGAGCGCTGCAATGTATCTGCTCCATACGCATCTGAAATATGTGTGCGATAGCTTTCAGTCTTTTCCGTTGAAAGGCCCGCATATAATTCTTTATCGGTTAACATAATCTTTCCTTTTAGTTTCAGAATTGTTTTATCAATGGTTGTAAGCAGCTGTGAGATCCTGTCTGCTCTGGATTGCATCAAAATCCGATGACTTTCCAGCGCATCGATTGTATTAAAATCCGGATCATCCATAATCGCTGCAATTTTTTGAAGTGAAAAATCAAGCTCTTTATAAAACAAAATCTGCTGAAGCCGTATCAACTCTGGCTCCCCATACATACGGTACCTGGCCTCTGTACGTACGGATGGTTTAAGCAATCCGATCTTATCATAATGGTGCAGCGTACGGATGCTGACACCGGAAATCTGAGCAAGTTTTTTAACTGAATAGTGTATCATTTTCCTGCAAGAATAGAATGCTGCAAATGTACACCTTTACGTAAGGGTAGAGTCAAGAAAAATCTGAAAAATATTTTTTACTGTTCAGAAGCAGCGCATTCCATGGTGTACATTCAGTTAACACCCTTATAAAAAACGGCAGTATTCATCCAATCTGCATTATTTTTTAATACTGAATGTAAATACCGAGCCGGAACCAACCTTAGAATCCACACGGATAAATCCACCAAGCTTTCCGACTAAATTTTTAACGGTAGACAAACCAATACCTGTTCCGGAATTATTGAAGCGATCTTTTGTACCTAATGTACTGAATGTTTCAAATATTTTATCGAACTGAGCTTTATCAATCCCCTGGCCGTTATCAGAAATGGCCCATTCATAATAATCGTTCCGGGCAGTTACGCTTATTTCAATACGCACATGGTCTTTATCATTGTATTTAATGGCATTGGTAATCAGGTTAATTACGATCTGCTTTAAGGCAACTTCATTTGTTACGATTAGTTCCACGTCGGATTGATGGGTAATTGTATGTTCTTTACGCGGATCAATCAAGGCTATTGTATCTTCCAGAAAAGCAGTTACCTGAATATTTTTTTTATTCAGTGTATCAATATTAATATCCATGTAATGTGCAATGATACCATCAATCAGTGATTTCAGTCGAACCGATGTATTAAGCAAATGCTCAATCACTTCTGCTTCGTACGTATCTATCTTTCCAGACAGACTCTTTTTTAAAATGCCTGCCAGCGAAATAATATTCCGCAGCGGTGATTTTATATCGTGTGAAATCACATATCCGAATTGTTCCAGATCTTTATTTCGATTGCGTATTTCCTGCTGAGTTTCTATAAGCAGACGGTTTGCTTTCCGTAGTTCAAAAAGCTTTACAACCTGATTGGATAATGCACGCAGCGAGTTCAGCTGCATTTCATTCAGTTCCCGTGGTGTATTATCAATTACGCAAATGGTACCAAGCGCATAACCGTCTTCATTCACAAGCGGTACACCCGCATAAAACACTACATTCGGATCTCCTGTCACATAAGGATTATCTGAAAAACGGTTATCTTCTCTTGAATCCGTTACATTCAATATATCATCCGGCTTATTCAGCGCGTGTGCACAAAAAGCATAATCCCGGTGTGTTTCCGTATCATTAATACCTATTTTGGATTTAAACCATTGCCTTTCTGCATCAATCAGGGTAATCATGGAAATCGGTGTCTGACAGATTTCTGAAGCAATTTTTGTTATATCTTCAAAATCCTTTTCAGGTAAGGTATCCAGAATAGAATAGGCTCTCAATGCCTCCAGGCGCTGTGCTTCATTAGCGGGAATTGCTGCAATCTCCATAGTATCGTATACATTTACTCGGTTGTATATGCTGGTTATTCATGTACTGACTGACATGTTTTTTATGCATGCATTCAGTTAAACGCGATTGCTTAATTTACAAATAACTAAAATTATACGCTTAAAAATAGCTGTAATTATATAAAACAATTAAAATATTATTTCTGTACGGACTTTCCAAAGCCTGTTGATTTTAAGAAAGCATCTGTTACTTCTACCTGTGCTTTTCTTCCTTTTTTTATTGCCCGCTCTCTTCTTTTTTCAGAAGATCCTATGCGGTATTCATTCATACGGTTGATGCATGCAGAAAGATACGGTAAAAATTTAAAGCAGGTGGAAGGTAATGCCATGCGCCTGCAGGCATGACGGCCAAGGTAATAATAATTAAAACCCAGGTAGATTCTGACAAGCAGCTTCTTCTGCCAGTTCTTTTCAGGAAAAGTTGCTGTAAGCGGTGCATGCATCAATGCATGTGCCAGTGCTATTGTATCGGCATCTGCAGGTGGTTGTGTCATTGTCCATTTATAGAGTGTCTGAATAGCCTGCTCTTCTGTATCGGGCAACAGCTGATGCGGGATACCGAGCAGGTATCCGATATATTTCCATAAATGAAAAATGCCGCTTACCTCTTGTGACGATGGTCTGAATCCCTGCATATACAATCCTTCCAGAAAAACCAGTGAAAAACCAAGATAGGTGGCTACCATATCACCATGATTCACAGGAATGCCCCATTGTTCATCGCTCCATCCGGGCGACTTACGTGTGTAATGACGAGCCATTGCATGGATAATGCGTACACGTATGGCTGCATTAAAACCTACAGCCGCAGGTTTCATGGCATCCGTGCCTGTTACATCTACCCAAAAGGCGAGCGTATCGGAAAGACGCTTCGCAGGACCTGCTTTTAAGGCTCCTGTAAAGATCAGGGGTTTGTTGATGGCAGCAGATTCATATCCGCCCATAAGCGAATAGTTACGCAGGGTAACCAGACTGAAAAGGCCAGCGCGCTGACAGCATGCTGCTCCTGCCTGTAACAGCTTTTCGTCTACCCAGGCAGGAACATTTAATGAGCCAGTGTATAATGTCCGTAACGAATCCGGCATCTCCGGCACGGCATCCGGACCGTGTTCCAATAATGCATGCAGAATGGCGTGGCCTTTCTTATGACCCAATCCTTCAAACAGATCAACGACTACCTGATCTGCCTGCGTATCACAGCTCATATAAAGCGTATTGAAATTTGTTATATCTGCTGCTGTTGGAAGAACAGATATTTTCTTCAGCATATTTTTACCTGCGGGTTCTTTCCAGTGCTGTGAAAAACCCGGAGAAGGATATTGAATTCTGGTCAATGACATCATACGAAAGATACTAAATTATCAGGTTCGATTCAGTTGTATGTTTTGAGAATTTAAGAAACAGTGCGCAGCTTTGTACAGGTGTGCCTGCTACTTTTTATACATCTTTGAATCCACAACATTAAATGTATACGCAACCATCAGATAGCTCCATACGGCAGGCTTGGTTACATCTTGTGTTTTAGGTAAATAGTTCATCGCGGCAGCATATGTAAACAGTGAAAAACCGTAATTAATTTCTACATTTTTTACGGGAAAATATTTTAATGAAAGATCATTTTCAAATCCAAGGTATCGGTTTACTGCTTGTCGCGATTCATCCAGCAATGGATATTGTGTAAAGAAAACATGCACATCTGAACGGATAGATAATTTTTTATTAACAGGAACGGTAACAAAAAAATACGGATTTACTAAGCCCTTTCCTCCTGCATCCGCAGGGAAACGCGTAAACATATTCAAATTCCCATTGAACTTCCAGGTTACACCATATAGTACATCAAAATTTCCGGAATGACCCGCCGATTGCTGTGAATCACTTGTGCCGCTCAGCACTTCAATCCCAAAACGCAGGATCGCTTTTTTCAGTGTAAGTTTAATTTCAGGTTGTATATAATAAGCAAACAGTTTTTTTCCGAACGGATACTGTCCGAATTGCAGGTAGCCATTCAGCGTGTAATACCATTTATTATATGTCAGTTCAATTCTTCCGCCAATGTTGGCGCGTGAATAGGTATGCGTGGATTTTACATCTTCAAATACATCAACTGAATGAATGGTATTAAAAGAAAAATGTCTGCCGGATTTATAATTCAGATAATACATGAATAAATATTTGTACCGGTGTGATCCGACAGGAGAATACATGGATTCAAAGTAATCAGTATACTTCCTTGTAAATAAAAAAAAAATTGCTGTTGAAATACGTTTTGAATCTTTCATTACCCGTATCCCTTCATGCGACCTGCCTTGTTGTGCCCAGGGAGCATCAGAAAAAATCCTTCCGTTATCAAGTAAAACTCCTTGCCTTCCAATCCGGAAATTAACGGATCTGAATCTACTTTCCAGATACAGCTGGTAAAAATTAACACTGCCGGCTTTTGATATTTTCCCTCCTTCATTCCACACATGAATTTCCTGAATATCCGCTTTCAGTATCCACTTCTTTCTTGCATACAGCATCGATACCCGGTTTCGTTGGGTAATGTATGTATCAGGTGAAATCGTATCCGCAGGCGGGAGGGTATAATTATACCTGTATTCCAAACGTGGCCTGATCTCTGCCTGCAGTAAAAAATGCCGTACCAGGCTATCTGCAGGGTGTGCGTACAGTGCATGGATGCATAAACAGAAAGAAAGAAAAAGAAAAGAGATGCGGATATACGTTTTCGCTATCACATTAAATAGAAGATATTCACGGATTTTTTCTGCTTTATGAAACTGCAGCGCATGTCTATATACGCCGCAGACAATCGATATCAGCACACAAATATAGCGCTTAACGGATAGGTATTAGTGGCATGATTCCATTTTTTGTATGCAGGACTATTCGTGTCAATGCAACGTGCTGTCAATCTTCAATTGCTTCAATGCCTTGCTGCCTAAGCTGCTCCAAATGATTTCTCATTGCATTCAGCTGTTCGGGAGCATGCCCCTCCCATTCTGTTATTTCACCAACAACTTTAAATGGGTGTAATGAGCGGTAAGACTTTGTTGGATTTCCAGGGAATTTTTTATCTGTTAAATTCGGATCATCTTCAATCTGTCCGGTTGGTTCTACAATGTAAATGCGTTCACGTGCATCGCCCGCCGCAAGTTCAGCGCCCCAGATAGCGGCATCCAGCGTGGCCGTAAGGTAAATATATTTCGCCTGTTTTTTTTTACCGTAGTTTGA
It encodes the following:
- a CDS encoding sensor histidine kinase — encoded protein: MEIAAIPANEAQRLEALRAYSILDTLPEKDFEDITKIASEICQTPISMITLIDAERQWFKSKIGINDTETHRDYAFCAHALNKPDDILNVTDSREDNRFSDNPYVTGDPNVVFYAGVPLVNEDGYALGTICVIDNTPRELNEMQLNSLRALSNQVVKLFELRKANRLLIETQQEIRNRNKDLEQFGYVISHDIKSPLRNIISLAGILKKSLSGKIDTYEAEVIEHLLNTSVRLKSLIDGIIAHYMDINIDTLNKKNIQVTAFLEDTIALIDPRKEHTITHQSDVELIVTNEVALKQIVINLITNAIKYNDKDHVRIEISVTARNDYYEWAISDNGQGIDKAQFDKIFETFSTLGTKDRFNNSGTGIGLSTVKNLVGKLGGFIRVDSKVGSGSVFTFSIKK
- a CDS encoding alpha/beta fold hydrolase, with amino-acid sequence MEKEKGYNLSIKINNLEVSYNDVGEGTIPIIFIHGFPFDKTMWQRQMYFLKSSNRVIAYDLKGFGESKEQIASLTIEMFTEDLIAFMNALHIDKAILCGLSMGGYIVLNAVKKYPERFEALILSDTQCIADTAEAKEKRYKAIDEINENGVHAFNEKFIKSIFHTDSLIKKKEVIETLRINMQSNTRRSMTRVLAALAERTETCSEIHNIQIPTLIICGREDAVTPLSQSESMHEAIKGSMLRVIDNAGHVSNLEQPHTFNKHLQEFLSPFSISTSN
- a CDS encoding alpha/beta fold hydrolase, with product MATHGYNLTATVNNMNVAYDDLGEGTTPVIFLHGFPFNRTMWKEQLEALQSETRVIACDLRGFGKSEDETSFLSIDQFADDLIGFMDALRIEKAIICGLSMGGYIALNAVNRFKNRFEALILCDTQCYSDTAEAKQKRYASMDEISTNGISAFNEPFLKSVCAAKTLETKPEVIEALREMVYSTSEHSLTMGLTALAERHETCSILSTIDMPALIICGSEDAVTPPEKSEYLHEQIYGSVLRIIDEAGHVSNLEQPELFNTHILHFIHALDTIHVEKQVSIKK
- a CDS encoding MerR family transcriptional regulator, which translates into the protein MIHYSVKKLAQISGVSIRTLHHYDKIGLLKPSVRTEARYRMYGEPELIRLQQILFYKELDFSLQKIAAIMDDPDFNTIDALESHRILMQSRADRISQLLTTIDKTILKLKGKIMLTDKELYAGLSTEKTESYRTHISDAYGADTLQRSENSLKQLGKSAFVQLKKDFADLYTKLAAQRKENPESVQVQELIAEHYKIIRMFWGTAGTEDAQYNTYKGLGELYVSNPLYAQVDGKPDEAFARFMKASMYFFVASKLNQS
- the arr gene encoding NAD(+)--rifampin ADP-ribosyltransferase, whose protein sequence is METNNPLNASSIDTKQLFYHGTKADLKTGDLIEIGFHSNYGKKKQAKYIYLTATLDAAIWGAELAAGDARERIYIVEPTGQIEDDPNLTDKKFPGNPTKSYRSLHPFKVVGEITEWEGHAPEQLNAMRNHLEQLRQQGIEAIED
- a CDS encoding oxygenase MpaB family protein — its product is MSLTRIQYPSPGFSQHWKEPAGKNMLKKISVLPTAADITNFNTLYMSCDTQADQVVVDLFEGLGHKKGHAILHALLEHGPDAVPEMPDSLRTLYTGSLNVPAWVDEKLLQAGAACCQRAGLFSLVTLRNYSLMGGYESAAINKPLIFTGALKAGPAKRLSDTLAFWVDVTGTDAMKPAAVGFNAAIRVRIIHAMARHYTRKSPGWSDEQWGIPVNHGDMVATYLGFSLVFLEGLYMQGFRPSSQEVSGIFHLWKYIGYLLGIPHQLLPDTEEQAIQTLYKWTMTQPPADADTIALAHALMHAPLTATFPEKNWQKKLLVRIYLGFNYYYLGRHACRRMALPSTCFKFLPYLSACINRMNEYRIGSSEKRRERAIKKGRKAQVEVTDAFLKSTGFGKSVQK